ACACGCAGCATGGTCTTTCCTTTTGTTTCGCGAAGCGGGCGTAAGGCCATGGTGTCACGGCCGGTGTCCGCCCGGGAGGGCTTGTGCCGTCACAGGTCACAGGCAGAATAGGGCCATGGCTGTTGAACTCGAGGAACTGCTGCTGCCGGACGCCGCCGCCTGGCGCGGCTGGCTGGAGGAAAACCACAAGAGCAGTCCCGGCGTGTGGCTGGTCCTGCATAAAAAGGGCGGGCAGGCGACGGCGCTCGACTACGCCGCCGCGCTGGACGAGGCACTGTGTTTCGGCTGGATCGACGGCCAGGGCAAAAGCCGGGACGGCGGAAGTTCCCTCCAGCGAATGACGCCGCGCGGCCCCAAAAGCCCATGGTCGGCCCGGAATGTCAGCCACGTGGCCCGGCTGGAGGCCGAGGGCCGGATGACTGATGCCGGGTGGGCAGCCGTGAACGCCGCCAGGGAAGACGGCCGCTGGGACAAGGCCTATGAGGGGCAGGCCACCGCCGAAGTCCCGGAAGACCTTGCCGCCGCCATCGCCGCCGTTCCGGCTGCCCAGGCGATGTTCGACGTCCTCACCAAGACCAACCGCTTCGCGCTGATCTACAGGACCAACTCGGTCAAACAGGCTGCCACCCGCGAACGGAAAATTGCCGGGTTTGTGGAGATGCTTGCCCGCGGCGAGGCGCCGTACCCGCAGAAGAAGCGCCCGGCCGGAACGTAACGGTAATTGGGACCTGGCGTTTGCACGCGTAGGGTGGATGGTTCAATTGCGCTGATGCCGCCTCCTGATCCGGGGGCGGCATTTGTGTGTTCGGCAACGGAACGATAACCATGATCCGCAAACTCTTCACGATCCCCACCCATATTTTCCCGGGCCGCCCCTTATGGTGGGCAGCCGCGGCGGCCGCTGCCGCTTTGGTGGTGGTCCTCTCCCTGGTCCTTTCAGGCAACGCCGGAAAGGGGCCGGCTGTCACGACGCCCCCGGACGCGGCCCAGCCCGGAACGCCGGAAGGAGATCCCGGCTACCGCCCGGCCTACCACCTCACCCCGGATCAACGGTGGATGAACGATCCGCAGCGCCCCTTTTTCCTGGATGGCCTGTGGCACTTCTACTACCTCTACAACGCCGACTACCCCGAGGGAAACGGCACTGAGTGGTTCCACGCCACCAGCACAGACCTGGTGCACTGGAAAAACGAGGGTGTTGCCATCCAGAAGTTCCGCAACGGGTTGGGGGACATCGAGACCGGGTCGGCCGTCGTCGACACCGAAGGCACTGCGGGTTTTGGCAAAGGCGCGGTGGTTGCGATCCTCACCCAGCAGCACGACGGCGTCCAGCGCCAGTCCCTGTTCTACTCCACGGACAACGGGTACAGCTTCTCCAGCTACGACGGGAATCCAGTGATGGACAACCCCGGCGCGGAGCACTGGCGGGATCCGCGGATTGTGCGGGACGAGGCCAACAACCAGTGGCTGATGCTGCTTGCAGAAGGGCACAAGATCGGCTTTTACACATCGCAGGACCTGAAGCAGTGGAACTATGTTTCGGGGTTCGACCGGGAGGGCCTGGGTGTCCTCGAGTGCCCGGACTTTTTCCAGATGGACGTTGATGGCGACCCCGCCCGGCGGACCTGGGTGCTGGCTGCCAGCGCCAATGGTGCCGGCGAAGGCCGCACCACCGGCCTGGCATACTGGACCGGCGGCTGGGACGGCAAGGGCTTCAGGGTGGACGGCGACCACCAGTGGCTGGACGCCGGGTCCGACTTCTACGCCGCCGTCACCTGGGACGACCCGCGGCTCACCGACGGGCAGCGCAAGTCTTCCCGGCACGCCATCGGCTGGATGAACAACTGGGCCTACGCGCGGGAGTTGCCCACCAAGGACTGGTTCGGTGCGGCGTCAGTGGTACGTGACATCCGCTTGGTGTCCGACGGCGGGCGGCCGGCTTTGGTGTCGACCCCCGCCCCTGCCTTGGAATCGTTAGAAGGTGCTCCGGCCGGGATACCCGCGGGAGCCCTCCAGGACGGACCTGGCCGGGCTCTTCAGGTGCCGGACACTGGAGCGTTCAAGGTTGACCTGGAACTGGAGAAGCCGGCATCCAGGACCGGAGAAGCCCGGGTCCTCCTGCGAAGCGGTGGCAACACGTACGCCACCGTCGGTTACGACTTTGCTACCGGCAAGGCATTTGTGGTGCGGGACGGCGACGAGGTTTCCGCACGTCCCCGTCAGGGCGCGGACGAAAATAAGGCAGCTTGGCACGATACTTACCGCCAAGTCCAGACCACGGAGGGCGATCCTGGACGTGCCACCGTCCGGCTGACCGTCTACGTGGACCGGTCCTCTGTGGAAGCGTTTGTGGACGGCGGCAGGCAGGCACTCACCTCGCTCGTCTTTCCGCCGTCCGGCGCCAAGGACGTGCGCCTTGCTGCGGCGGGCGGCCCCGTGAACGTCAAGAGCGGCACAGCCACGCCGCTCGCGAGCATCCGCTGACGGGTTTCAAGAGTTGGCCGCTGATGCCTAGAAGGACGCCCTGACGGGCAGAGATTTCCGTTATCCACATAGCGACTTTGGTAGCTCATTATTGTCAGAGGTCGCTGGCAGACTGGGCTTATGGATGGGGCAAAGAGGTCAAGTATGCTGCTGGCAGAGTCAGCGGGCGACGCTGTTTCCGCTGCGGCCTTTCCTTCCGTCGCATTAAATGAGACGGGCTCGGTTCCCACAGTACCAACCGCGCCCGCCCAAGCTCCCGTACCTGCTCCCGTCCTCGGCGCCAGTTCGGGCCTTCCGCTTCAGAACCTGATCACTGGGGTTCGAAACCTGCAGCCAGCCACTGACAGCGCCGGACTGATTGACCAACTGCACGGCTTGGAGGAAATGAAGGCGGCTGCTGCCGCGGCCCAGGCGCGGGTTGCCGTCGCTTTTGATGGTGTCCAGCGCCGTGAGCAGGCTGAGGCTGGCGTTCCGGTTGCGGAGCAAGGCCAGGGTGTGGCGGCGCAGGTTGCCTTGGCCAGGGGTGAGTCCCCGGCACGTGGCGGCCGGTTGCTGGGCGTGGCGAAGGCGCTGGTCACGGAAATGCCGCATGCCCTCAGGGCACTGGATACAGGTCAGCTCAATGAGTGGCGTGCCACCCTTGTGGTCAAAGAAACGGCCTGCCTCAGCGCCGCTGACAGGTGCGCAGTGGATGAGGAGCTCGCCGCCGATGCCGGCACCTTCGCCGGGGCCGGAGACCGCGCGATTTCTGCCGCTGTGAAGGCTGCCTCGTACCGGCGGGACCCACGTTCTGTTACCCAGCGGGCGAGCCGTGCGGCGGCGGAGCGGTGCGTGAGCCTGCGCCCGGCGCCGGACACGATGACCTATTTCACCGCGCTGCTGCCTGTTGCCCACGGGGTGGCCGTGTACGCATCACTGAGCCAGCACGCGGACACGCTGCGTTCGGACGGGGACGAGCGTTCCCGCGGCCAAATCATGGCCGATACTGCGGTGGAGCGGATCACCGGCACTCCGGGCGGGATTAGCGGGGTAGAGATCAACGTGGTCATGACTGACCGCGCCTTCTTGCAGGGCGACGCCGAGCCTGCCCGCCTCAGCGGCTACGGCACAGTCCCGGCCGGCTGGGCCCGCGCTCTCGCCGCCGTGGGCGGTGAAGCCGGTGAGCAGGGACGTCTCGGTGTCAGTGATCAGAACGCGGAGGCCGGCCAGACGGAGACGGTGATGGGTCAGCCGGAACCCGCAACTGATCGTCAGGAACCGGGCGGGCGGGATATGGCAGGCGGTCAGAACGCTGGCGGCCCGGACTTTGAGGTGTGGCTCCGCCGGCTATACACGGCTCCGGGCACCGGAGAGCTGCTGGCCATGGATTCCAAGGCGCGGCTGTTCCCGGCTGCGCTGCGCCGGTTCATCCAGGCCAGGGACGCCACCTGCCGCACACCGTACTGCGACGCCCCCATCCGGCATCACGACCACGTGGTCCCCTGGCATTCCGGCGGGACCACGAGCGTGGCGAACGCAGCCGGCCTATGCGAAGCCTGCAACCACACCAAGGAAAACCTCGGCTGGACGGTCTTTCCTCGCCCCGGACCCCGGCACACCATCCTCTACCGGACGCCCACAGGTCACACATACGAATCCATGGCACCACCGCCGCCAGGAACCAGCGTGAGCGAACGGCTAGTGCCAATTTAGCCAGCGAAGCTCGTAGGCCAGGAGGTGAGGTTGAGGGTCAGGCAGCCGATGTGCCTGGGCATTTCACCCGGTCCCGAACCGCCGCAGGCTATCGTGGCGCGTCAGGGTTCGATCGGAAAAGCCACGCCTTCGCCCACCACCCGAAGGCACAGCTCCATCCCGGGCCGGGCAATGGAGGCATTCCAATGCCTGATGGTGATGATCTCGCCGCCGCCCGGGTAACGGTGGTCCCCTCCGCTGGCCAGTTCCGGGGGAACCGCAAGTTTGAGCCGCACGGTGGTTTCCGGGCCAAAGTAGTCAGTGTCCACCACCACGCCGCGGATGGGGCCGTCCTCGGCGATGCGGATCTGTTCCGGCCGAAGCATCAGCTGGACCCTGCCCTGTGCGGGAGGCCGCCGGACGGGGATGCCGCCCAGGGAACAGGTGGCGAGCGAACCCTCCATCCAGGCGTCCAGGATGACTGCGTCACCCAGGAATTCGGCAGTGGCGCGGTCAGCCGGGCGCGTGTAGACCACAAACGGGTTACCGATCTGCGCAAGCTTTCCGCCACGCATCACCGCCACCTGGTCGGCGAAGGACAAAGCTTCAGCCTGGTCATGGGTCACAAGGATCGTGGTGACGCCGGCCTTGTTCAGGACGTTCGCCACCGCCCGCCTGGTGGCTACGCGGAGGCCGGCGTCGAGGGCGGAGAACGGCTCGTCGAGGAGCATCAGTTCTGGTTCACGTGCCAGGGCCCGGGCCAGGGCAACGCGCTGCTGCTGGCCGCCCGACAACTGGTGGGGGCGCCTCTTCGCCATGTCCGGATCCAGCGATACCATCTCCAGCAGTTCGCGCACACGGTCCTCCACTGCCCTGCGCCCGCCGGCCAGCTTGGCCCGGTCAAGCCCGAAGGCGATGTTTTTTCCCACGCTGAGGTGGGGGAACAGGGCGCCGTCCTGGGCCACATAGCCGATGTTCCGTTTGTGCGCAGGTACCCAGGCGCCGTCGCCGGCAACCTTATGGCCGTTGAGCGAGATGCTGCCGGTGACCGGGTGGTCAAAGCCGGCGATCAGCCGCAGCAGCGTGGTCTTGCCTGAGCCGGAGGGACCGACGATGGCGGTGGTGCCGCCCCGGGCGACAGAAAGATTAACGCCCTTCAGGACCAGTTGGCTGCCGAAGTTCCGGGTGACGTCCGTGATCACCAGGTGACTGTCCGTGGAGGTAGCCACCGAGGGGGCGACCCGCGGTTCCGGCAGGCGTGAGGCCGCTTGTTGGATCGGTGCTTGTTGGATCGGTGCTTGTTGGATCGGGGCTTTTTCGATCGGCGCTTGTTCGATCACTGTCCGGCTACTTTCTTGGACTGCTGGAAGAGGAGGTAGGTCATGGGGGCGGAGAGCAGGATCATCAGCAGCGCGTAGGGAGCCGCTCCCGCGTAGTCGATCTCGCTGCTCTTGCTCCAAAACTCGGTGGCCAGCGTCCGGGTCCCATTGGGGGACAGCAGCAAGGTGGCGGTGAGCTCGTTGGCGATGGCCAGGAAAACCAGGGCAGCTCCGCCTGCGGCCGCGGGGGCGGTGAGCCGCAGCGTGACCCGGATGAAGGCGAGCAGCGGTGGCTTGCCCAGCGCCTGCGCGGCCTCATCAAGTTCCTTGGGCGCCTGGGACAGCCCGGCACGGAGGTTCACCAGCGCCCGGGGAAGGAACAGCAGGACGTACGCCGCCACCAGCACCCCGGCGGTTTGGTACATCCCCGGCACCACGCGGATGCTCACCGTCACGAAGGCCAGGCCCACCACGATCCCCGGCAGGGAGCTGGTGATGTAGTTGGAGAGCTCAAGGGATTTGCTGAACCAGCCGGGATGCCTGACGGCGAGGTAAGCCATGGGGAAGGCCACTGCCGTGGTGGCAACTGCACCCGCCAGGCCGTAACCAAGCGTGGACAGGAGGGCAGGGAGGAACTCGTCGGCAGCCCAAACCTCCGGTCCACCCGCCACCGTCCAGCGTGCCACGAAGTACAGCGGCAGCCCCGCGGCCAGTGCGGTCAGTGCGGTCAGGAAGACCTGGGCCGGAACCTGGTACCCGCGCAGCGGCAGGCGCAGGGCCCTGGCCTGGGCTCCCGATCCGATCCGCGCATACCTCGCCGTCCCACGGCTGCGGACTTCGGCCAGGAGCAGAAGGAGGCAGAAGAACACCAGGACGCTTGCCAGCATGTTTCCGGCAGCGCCGTTAAAGGTGGACTGGTACTGGGTCATGATTGCGGTGGTGAACGTGTCGAAGCGGATCATGGCGAACGCGCCGTATTCGGCGAGCAGGTGCAGCCCCACCAGGAGCGCACCGCCTGTCATGGCAATCCGGAGCTGGGGGAGTACCACCCGGAAGAACGTACGCCAGGCGCCAAGCCCCAGCGCAGCGGCCGACTGCTCGATGGCCGGGTCCAACCGGCTCAGGGAGGCGGCGGCCGGGATGTATACCAGCGGGAAGTAGGACAGCGTGGCAATCAGGACGCCCGAGCCCAGCCCCCCCATCGAGGGAACAGCCGAGACCCAGCCGTAGCTGTTGACGAAGGCGGGGATGGCCAGCGGGGCAGCCAGGAGGACCGCCCAAATTTTGCGTCCCCGCAGCGTGGTCCGTTCAACCAGCCACGCGCCGGCCACGCCGAGCAACAGGCACAGCGGAATGGTTGCCGCCATGAGCAGGAGGGTGTTCAGCAACAGCTCGGCAACCCGCGGCCGGAAGATCAGTTCGACGGCGGTGTCCCAGCCGGTTGCCACGGTCATGTACACCACGTACCCCAGGGGGACGAGGGAGAAGAGGGCGATCAGCACCGCCAGGACGGACACTGCAGAAACGCCGAAAGGCGGGCGGGGACTGTTGCCCCGGCCCGCCGTCGTCGTGCTCCTTTGAAGGGGAGCCGATAGATCGGAAGTCACGAAATTACAGGAGTCCTGCCTTGGTCATCAGTTCGGTGACCTTCTCGGAGTTGAGCTTGGCGGGGTCCACGGTGGGCGCCTGCAGGTCCGCAATCGGAACCAGCTTCTCGTTGGCCGGCACATCGGAGGCAATCGCGTATTCGAAGGAGGTGCCGTTCTTCAGGACTTCCTGGCCCTTCTTGCCGGTGATGAACTTCAGGAACTCCTGGGCCGCTGCCTGGTTCTTGGAGGTCTTCAAGACACCGCCGCCGGAGATCGACACGAAGGCGCCCGGATCCTGGTTCTTGAAGTAGTACGGTGAGACGTTCTTGGAGTTCTCGCCGGTCTTGGCCTGGTCGCCGTAGTAGTAGTAGTGGTAGATCAGCGCGGCGTCCACTTCGCCGGCGTTGACTGCCTTCATGGCGGTGCTGTTGCCCTTGTAGGCCTTGAAGTTTTCCTTCATGCCCGCCAGCCACTCCTCGGTGGCGGCCTCGCCCTTGAGCTCAAGCAGTGCCGAAACGATGGCCTGGAAGTCCGCGCCGGTGGGCGAAGCGGCCCACTTGCCCTTCCACTCGGGCTTGGCCAGGTCGAGCATGGACTTGGGCAGCTGGTCCTCGGTCAGCTTGGTCTTGTCGTAGACAAGGACGGTGGAGCGGGCCGCAATGCCGGTCCACTTTCCGGTGGAGGGCCGGAACTCTTCGGGAACCTGCCCGGTGGTGGCCTTGTCCACATCCGCGAAGAGGTCGGCGTTTTCAACCTGGGTCATGGCAGGGGAGTTCTCGGTGAGGAACACGTCCGCCGGGGACGCCGCGCCCTCCTGGATGATCTGGTTGGACAGCTCGGTGTCCGAACCCTGCCGCATGGTGACCTTGACGCCGGTCTCGGCCGTGAAGGCGTCGATCCATTCCTTGGTCAGGCTCTCGTGCTGGGCGTTGTACACCGTGATTTCGCCGGCTCCGCCGGAAGCTGCCGCGGAACCGGAGGCTTCAGGGGTGGTGCTGCCGGCGCAGGCGGTCAGGCCGAGTGCGGCGCTGGCGGCGAGTGCGATGCCGGCCAGGGCGCTGTTGCGGATCTTCATTGAGGAAACTGCTTTCTACGAAAAACGGCGGACCGGGGTCACGAAGGCCGTGGAGAAGTGCCACCTCGACTGTAGGGTAGGCAAACCTTACGTGTAAGCAGGAAAGCGCTTTAAGTGATTAGCATCACATGAATTACGGAACTGTTGCGTGACCTAATCCCAAGCAGCACCCGGGAGGGCGGCAGCGGCCTCGAGCGACATCCAGGCCTGCAGCTGTGTGGAAAGTTCGACGACGGACCCGGGCGGGTAGGTGAGGGCGGCGGGCCGGGCGGCATGCATGGAGAAGACGTACCGGCAGGCACCTACTGCGCCTTCATCCCCGCGCCGTTTCCCCTGCCAGAATGCTTCCGCCGTGGCGGTCACCAGCCGTGCTGCTGCGCTCCGGGCCTCTCGGGGAAGCCGGGGATCGGCTGCCGCGAGCGCGAGGTAACGGCACAGGATTCCGGTGAACAGGCCGCCGTCGCCGTTGCCCTCGCAGCGCAACACCAGCCCGCCGGCAGCGGCGCCTTCAGCGGAAATTCCTGCCGAAACTGTCAGGTGCCGGTCCACCGCCTCCACCAGCGCGGCTGCCCTGGCCAGGTTCGCATCCCCGCCAAGCTCAAGCAGTGCCCCCAGGACGGGGCCCTGGTTGTAGGTGTAGACGGCCCGCTCGATCAGCACGTTCCCGTCCGCGCCGAGCCGGGCGCCGTCGAGGTACAGGCCCTGCTCCGGGTCGAAAAGGGTTCCGTCCAGCCAGTCGAGCAGTGACTGTGCCTTGGTCCGCTGCCCCGTGCGGGCGTAGAAGAGGGCTACGGGTGCGGTGGCGGGCGTGTTCTTGAAATCGCGCTTCTTGCTCCAGAAGGAACCGCCGCCCAGGTCATCGGTGCAGGCTTCGTCGAACTGGAGGGTGAGCGCCTTGCGGAGCGCCGCGTTGCGCCCCCGCCCGGGCCGGCGCGTCTCCTCCGCCAGTGTGTCCAGCCGGAGGGTGGCAAGGGCGAGCCAGGCCATGTCGTCGTAGTAGCTGTTGATGTAGGTGAACGCGTTGCGCAGCCGGATTCCCGTGAGCAGCCGGGAGGCGAGCCTTCCGGCGCTGGCATGTTCGGGGCCGTTGAACCTTGCGGCAGGGGTGGCGCCATTGCCCAGCTCGCGGCGGCCGGCGTCCACGAGGCAGTCAACATAGTGGGCCTGCCACCAGTAGTGCCAGGGCTGGAGCAGCTTGCCCTTGATGTCGTTGCGCCAGCGTGGAGCGGGCCACTGAATGGCGCCAAGGTGTGTCCCCGGCAGGAAGAACAGTCTCCTGCCGAAAAGTGCGGTGACCGACCGTGCAGCCTCGTTGGCCCTTTCCTGCCAGTCGACGGGAGGAGAAGCATCCGCGGGAGTCATGGCTTCCACCCTAGCCGGGCGGACGGCAGTGCCGGCGAAAGGCCGGATAGTGCGTGGATGCGATGATTTCAGTTAACATTCACTAACTAATGCTTCGCGGACTTCTGTCGGGGGCAGGCCCGCATCAAGGAGGATGTATGGACGTCACAGGCAGCGTTGCGTTGATCACGGGAGGTGCCTCGGGCCTGGGGGCAGCTACTGCCCGCAGGCTGTTCGACGCCGGCGCCTCAGTGGTGCTTGTTGATCTCCCCTCCTCTGCTGGAGAGGCTTTCGCTGAGGAGCTGAGCGGTGGGAAGGCAAGCGGTGGGAAGGCAAGCGGCGGGAATGCAAACGGTGGGAATGCAAACGGTGGGAATGCAAACGGTGGGAATGCACACCCCGCAGGACCCCCCGAAAAGTCCGCCGTCTTTGTGCCCGCGGACGTCACCAGTGAAGCGGAGGTTCAGGCCGCCGTCGACGCCGCCGCCGCGCTGGGTCCGTTGCGCATTGTGGTGAACTGCGCCGGCGTCGCCACCCCCGGCAAGGTGTTGGGCCGGGAAGGTGTGCTTCCGTTGGAGGCGTTCAACCGGGTCATCCAGGTCAACCTGGTAGGGACGTTCAATGTGCTGCGGCTGGCAGCGGCGGCGATGGTGGCCAATGAGCCGGCCAGCACTGAGCTGGGCGGACCGGAACGCGGCGTCATCATCAATACCGCTTCGGCAGCTGCCTTTGAAGGCCAGATCGGGCAGCCTGCCTACGCCGCTTCCAAAGGCGCTGTGGCGGCGATGACGCTGCCCATCGCGCGGGAGCTGGCGCGCTCGCTGGTGCGGGTGGTCACCATCGCGCCGGGAATCTTCGAAACGCCCATGATGGCCGGGCTGCCGCAGGAAGCGCAGGATTCTTTGGGCGCCCAGGTGCCGCATCCCTCCCGGCTGGGCAAACCCGCCGAATACGCCAACCTCGTGGCGCACATCGTGGACAACGCCATGCTTAACGGCGAGACGATCCGGCTGGACGGCGCCATCCGGATGGGACCAAAATGACCACCGCCGGAACAGTAATCCTGCCCTCGGCCGACTTCTTCGCCGTCGAATCGCTGCTGAACCAGGCGGAACGGGACAAGCTGGCCGAACTGCGGGAATTCCTTGCCGCGGAGATTGCGCCCTACGCCGGCGACTGGTGGAACAAGGCCGAGTTCCCGGCGCACATCCTGCCCAAACTTGCGGACCTGCAGCTCAGCACCCCTGCGCAGCGCGGCTACAGCCACCTGTTCGCCGGCCTGGTGATCGCCGAGATGACCCGCGTGGACACCTCCATCGCCACGTTTTTCCTGGTCCACCACGATCTCTTCGTTGAGTCCCTGTACGCTTTCGGCAGCGAGGACCAGAAGCAGCGGCTGCTGGAGGACGCCTCAAACCTGCGCATCACCGGCGCCTTCGCCCTGACCGAACCGAACCACGGCTCGGATGTGGCCGGCGGTATGGAGACGCGCGCCAGGCGGATTTCCTCCACCACCGGCAGACCCGATGACGCCGGGGACGCCTGGGTGCTGAACGGCGCCAAGCGGTGGATCGGCAACGGGACGTTCTGCGACTACATGCTGGTCTGGGCGCGGGACGAAGCGGACGGGTCGGTGCGGGGCTTTATCGTTGATGCCACCCTGCCGGGGGTCACCCGGACACGGATCGAAAACAAGATCGCGCTGCGGACGGTGCAGAATGCGGACATCGTCTTCGACGGCGTGCGGGTGGCGGAGGCGGACCGCTTCGCCACCATCAGCAGCTTCGATGACACCAACGAGCTGCTGCGCGGCTCGCGCATCATGGTGGCCTGGCAGGCTGTGGGCCAACAGCTGGCGGCGTTCGACGTCGCCCGGCAGTACGCCGTCGAGCGCCGCCAGTTCGGCCGCCCGCTTGCACAGTTCCAGCTGGTCCAGCAGCAGCTGGTAACCATGCTTGGCAACGCCGTGGCAAGCATGGGCATGATGGCGGGGCTTGCCAGGCTGCAGGACGACGGCGCCGCGGACATGCCGCAGGTGGCGCTGGCCAAGTCCTACCTGAGCGCGCGGATGCGCGAGACCGTGGCGCTGGGCAGGTCCATCCTGGGCGGAAACGGGATCGTCACGGACTACCGGATGGCCAAGATCTTCTCGGACGCGGAGGCCATCTACAC
This genomic interval from Arthrobacter sp. SLBN-100 contains the following:
- a CDS encoding SDR family NAD(P)-dependent oxidoreductase, translating into MDVTGSVALITGGASGLGAATARRLFDAGASVVLVDLPSSAGEAFAEELSGGKASGGKASGGNANGGNANGGNANGGNAHPAGPPEKSAVFVPADVTSEAEVQAAVDAAAALGPLRIVVNCAGVATPGKVLGREGVLPLEAFNRVIQVNLVGTFNVLRLAAAAMVANEPASTELGGPERGVIINTASAAAFEGQIGQPAYAASKGAVAAMTLPIARELARSLVRVVTIAPGIFETPMMAGLPQEAQDSLGAQVPHPSRLGKPAEYANLVAHIVDNAMLNGETIRLDGAIRMGPK
- a CDS encoding DUF222 domain-containing protein, with the translated sequence MIVRGRWQTGLMDGAKRSSMLLAESAGDAVSAAAFPSVALNETGSVPTVPTAPAQAPVPAPVLGASSGLPLQNLITGVRNLQPATDSAGLIDQLHGLEEMKAAAAAAQARVAVAFDGVQRREQAEAGVPVAEQGQGVAAQVALARGESPARGGRLLGVAKALVTEMPHALRALDTGQLNEWRATLVVKETACLSAADRCAVDEELAADAGTFAGAGDRAISAAVKAASYRRDPRSVTQRASRAAAERCVSLRPAPDTMTYFTALLPVAHGVAVYASLSQHADTLRSDGDERSRGQIMADTAVERITGTPGGISGVEINVVMTDRAFLQGDAEPARLSGYGTVPAGWARALAAVGGEAGEQGRLGVSDQNAEAGQTETVMGQPEPATDRQEPGGRDMAGGQNAGGPDFEVWLRRLYTAPGTGELLAMDSKARLFPAALRRFIQARDATCRTPYCDAPIRHHDHVVPWHSGGTTSVANAAGLCEACNHTKENLGWTVFPRPGPRHTILYRTPTGHTYESMAPPPPGTSVSERLVPI
- a CDS encoding ABC transporter permease, encoding MTSDLSAPLQRSTTTAGRGNSPRPPFGVSAVSVLAVLIALFSLVPLGYVVYMTVATGWDTAVELIFRPRVAELLLNTLLLMAATIPLCLLLGVAGAWLVERTTLRGRKIWAVLLAAPLAIPAFVNSYGWVSAVPSMGGLGSGVLIATLSYFPLVYIPAAASLSRLDPAIEQSAAALGLGAWRTFFRVVLPQLRIAMTGGALLVGLHLLAEYGAFAMIRFDTFTTAIMTQYQSTFNGAAGNMLASVLVFFCLLLLLAEVRSRGTARYARIGSGAQARALRLPLRGYQVPAQVFLTALTALAAGLPLYFVARWTVAGGPEVWAADEFLPALLSTLGYGLAGAVATTAVAFPMAYLAVRHPGWFSKSLELSNYITSSLPGIVVGLAFVTVSIRVVPGMYQTAGVLVAAYVLLFLPRALVNLRAGLSQAPKELDEAAQALGKPPLLAFIRVTLRLTAPAAAGGAALVFLAIANELTATLLLSPNGTRTLATEFWSKSSEIDYAGAAPYALLMILLSAPMTYLLFQQSKKVAGQ
- a CDS encoding iron ABC transporter substrate-binding protein, which encodes MKIRNSALAGIALAASAALGLTACAGSTTPEASGSAAASGGAGEITVYNAQHESLTKEWIDAFTAETGVKVTMRQGSDTELSNQIIQEGAASPADVFLTENSPAMTQVENADLFADVDKATTGQVPEEFRPSTGKWTGIAARSTVLVYDKTKLTEDQLPKSMLDLAKPEWKGKWAASPTGADFQAIVSALLELKGEAATEEWLAGMKENFKAYKGNSTAMKAVNAGEVDAALIYHYYYYGDQAKTGENSKNVSPYYFKNQDPGAFVSISGGGVLKTSKNQAAAQEFLKFITGKKGQEVLKNGTSFEYAIASDVPANEKLVPIADLQAPTVDPAKLNSEKVTELMTKAGLL
- a CDS encoding ABC transporter ATP-binding protein; this encodes MPEPRVAPSVATSTDSHLVITDVTRNFGSQLVLKGVNLSVARGGTTAIVGPSGSGKTTLLRLIAGFDHPVTGSISLNGHKVAGDGAWVPAHKRNIGYVAQDGALFPHLSVGKNIAFGLDRAKLAGGRRAVEDRVRELLEMVSLDPDMAKRRPHQLSGGQQQRVALARALAREPELMLLDEPFSALDAGLRVATRRAVANVLNKAGVTTILVTHDQAEALSFADQVAVMRGGKLAQIGNPFVVYTRPADRATAEFLGDAVILDAWMEGSLATCSLGGIPVRRPPAQGRVQLMLRPEQIRIAEDGPIRGVVVDTDYFGPETTVRLKLAVPPELASGGDHRYPGGGEIITIRHWNASIARPGMELCLRVVGEGVAFPIEP
- a CDS encoding acyl-CoA dehydrogenase family protein, coding for MTTAGTVILPSADFFAVESLLNQAERDKLAELREFLAAEIAPYAGDWWNKAEFPAHILPKLADLQLSTPAQRGYSHLFAGLVIAEMTRVDTSIATFFLVHHDLFVESLYAFGSEDQKQRLLEDASNLRITGAFALTEPNHGSDVAGGMETRARRISSTTGRPDDAGDAWVLNGAKRWIGNGTFCDYMLVWARDEADGSVRGFIVDATLPGVTRTRIENKIALRTVQNADIVFDGVRVAEADRFATISSFDDTNELLRGSRIMVAWQAVGQQLAAFDVARQYAVERRQFGRPLAQFQLVQQQLVTMLGNAVASMGMMAGLARLQDDGAADMPQVALAKSYLSARMRETVALGRSILGGNGIVTDYRMAKIFSDAEAIYTYEGSFEINTLIVGRAITGLSAIV
- a CDS encoding glycoside hydrolase family 32 protein; this translates as MIRKLFTIPTHIFPGRPLWWAAAAAAAALVVVLSLVLSGNAGKGPAVTTPPDAAQPGTPEGDPGYRPAYHLTPDQRWMNDPQRPFFLDGLWHFYYLYNADYPEGNGTEWFHATSTDLVHWKNEGVAIQKFRNGLGDIETGSAVVDTEGTAGFGKGAVVAILTQQHDGVQRQSLFYSTDNGYSFSSYDGNPVMDNPGAEHWRDPRIVRDEANNQWLMLLAEGHKIGFYTSQDLKQWNYVSGFDREGLGVLECPDFFQMDVDGDPARRTWVLAASANGAGEGRTTGLAYWTGGWDGKGFRVDGDHQWLDAGSDFYAAVTWDDPRLTDGQRKSSRHAIGWMNNWAYARELPTKDWFGAASVVRDIRLVSDGGRPALVSTPAPALESLEGAPAGIPAGALQDGPGRALQVPDTGAFKVDLELEKPASRTGEARVLLRSGGNTYATVGYDFATGKAFVVRDGDEVSARPRQGADENKAAWHDTYRQVQTTEGDPGRATVRLTVYVDRSSVEAFVDGGRQALTSLVFPPSGAKDVRLAAAGGPVNVKSGTATPLASIR
- a CDS encoding YdeI/OmpD-associated family protein; protein product: MAVELEELLLPDAAAWRGWLEENHKSSPGVWLVLHKKGGQATALDYAAALDEALCFGWIDGQGKSRDGGSSLQRMTPRGPKSPWSARNVSHVARLEAEGRMTDAGWAAVNAAREDGRWDKAYEGQATAEVPEDLAAAIAAVPAAQAMFDVLTKTNRFALIYRTNSVKQAATRERKIAGFVEMLARGEAPYPQKKRPAGT
- a CDS encoding glycoside hydrolase family 76 protein, which produces MTPADASPPVDWQERANEAARSVTALFGRRLFFLPGTHLGAIQWPAPRWRNDIKGKLLQPWHYWWQAHYVDCLVDAGRRELGNGATPAARFNGPEHASAGRLASRLLTGIRLRNAFTYINSYYDDMAWLALATLRLDTLAEETRRPGRGRNAALRKALTLQFDEACTDDLGGGSFWSKKRDFKNTPATAPVALFYARTGQRTKAQSLLDWLDGTLFDPEQGLYLDGARLGADGNVLIERAVYTYNQGPVLGALLELGGDANLARAAALVEAVDRHLTVSAGISAEGAAAGGLVLRCEGNGDGGLFTGILCRYLALAAADPRLPREARSAAARLVTATAEAFWQGKRRGDEGAVGACRYVFSMHAARPAALTYPPGSVVELSTQLQAWMSLEAAAALPGAAWD